One region of Streptomyces sp. NBC_00442 genomic DNA includes:
- a CDS encoding DUF6230 family protein, translated as MSAAKRPLAEGATAWKKTAVVALPAVLAVGIMANVMAEGALAASFAVSGTSFQVASGKLTSSGLSSFVQTDRSADGKGHPVALLGIGDAKLSDICQSAEVSTPVGTVVFKLTAGGDAGEVTASNLVIDGEDLVGDARFGTAEIGRDASTLDAVKGVRGEQGKFGLQAGDIEVDGVKSHAWSATGGNFRLKGMKVDVSIGGKKCF; from the coding sequence GTGAGCGCAGCCAAAAGGCCGTTGGCCGAGGGCGCAACAGCCTGGAAGAAGACCGCCGTCGTCGCCCTTCCGGCGGTCCTCGCGGTCGGGATCATGGCCAATGTGATGGCGGAGGGCGCGCTGGCCGCGTCGTTCGCGGTGTCCGGCACCAGTTTTCAGGTCGCGTCGGGGAAGCTGACGAGTTCGGGGCTCTCCTCGTTCGTCCAGACGGACAGGTCCGCCGACGGCAAGGGCCACCCCGTGGCGTTGCTGGGAATCGGCGACGCGAAGCTCAGTGACATCTGCCAGTCCGCCGAGGTGAGCACCCCCGTCGGCACGGTGGTGTTCAAGCTGACGGCGGGCGGCGACGCGGGCGAGGTCACGGCCAGCAACCTGGTCATCGACGGCGAGGACCTGGTCGGCGACGCGCGGTTCGGCACGGCCGAGATCGGGCGGGACGCCTCAACGCTCGACGCGGTCAAGGGAGTTCGGGGCGAGCAGGGCAAGTTCGGACTCCAGGCGGGGGACATCGAGGTCGACGGTGTGAAGTCGCATGCCTGGTCGGCGACCGGTGGCAACTTCCGGCTGAAGGGGATGAAGGTCGATGTGAGCATCGGCGGCAAGAAGTGCTTCTGA
- a CDS encoding SCO1431 family membrane protein — translation MTLPATTLDDPRALAELRARTGGPKDTGPKILEHVLGWTLVVVIAMLVTQAGLF, via the coding sequence ATGACTCTGCCTGCCACCACGCTCGACGACCCCCGCGCCCTGGCCGAGCTGCGCGCCCGCACCGGCGGCCCCAAGGACACCGGCCCCAAGATCCTGGAACACGTCCTGGGCTGGACCCTCGTGGTGGTCATCGCCATGCTGGTCACGCAGGCCGGGCTGTTCTAG
- a CDS encoding uridine kinase family protein, translating to MNNSPHPASSLAELAASVRTLAPSCGPVRLVAVDGHAGSGKSTFAGLLAQELDGAPVLHLDDLATHEEFFGWTDRFRRQVLAPFARGEAARYEPYDWHLRRFTDARTLEPAPVVLVEGVGAGRRALRPSLALLAWMDLDAEASWERGRRRDGTELTAFWAQWTEAEVRHFDDDPSRPFADTVVRQVREGYEWRPGPE from the coding sequence ATGAACAACTCGCCCCACCCCGCTAGCTCACTGGCCGAACTGGCCGCATCCGTAAGGACGTTGGCGCCGTCATGCGGGCCGGTGCGGCTGGTCGCGGTGGACGGGCACGCGGGGTCGGGGAAGTCCACCTTCGCGGGGCTGCTCGCTCAGGAGCTGGACGGGGCGCCGGTGCTGCATCTGGACGATCTGGCCACGCACGAGGAGTTCTTCGGCTGGACGGACCGGTTCCGCCGCCAGGTGCTCGCCCCGTTCGCGCGCGGCGAGGCGGCCCGGTACGAGCCGTACGACTGGCACCTGCGGCGCTTCACGGACGCGCGCACCCTGGAGCCGGCGCCCGTGGTCCTCGTCGAGGGGGTCGGGGCCGGCCGCCGGGCGCTGCGGCCCTCGCTCGCCCTGCTCGCCTGGATGGACCTGGACGCCGAAGCGTCCTGGGAGCGGGGCCGGCGCCGCGACGGAACCGAGCTCACCGCCTTCTGGGCGCAGTGGACGGAGGCGGAGGTGCGTCATTTCGACGACGACCCTTCGCGCCCCTTCGCGGACACGGTGGTGCGGCAGGTGCGGGAGGGGTACGAATGGCGCCCGGGGCCGGAGTAA
- a CDS encoding peptidase C39 family protein: protein MTGSTPRRTVLAAAVAVAAGAAVTSSGAPAAASARAPRPGQGRQLVDNQAWTTHAQWRTGTAHGVRAGAGRRPGIVIDRPAGTTVYADPHTHTSATWEYASWTSPLHRSAVPATEAVAHWNADTPAGTWLQIELLGTYTDGTETPAYVMGRWTAGDGDGDIRRTSVDGQGDGKSSISTDTFAIDAPATGLRLAAYRLRITLYRRPGTRLTPTVWRLGAMASDIPDRFTVDASTPAFAGELEVPSYSQEIHKGQYPQYDNGGEAWCSPTSSQMIIEHWGRKPDPADLAWVDPSYADPQVCQAARGTYDHQYAGCGNWPFNAAYAATYRDMSAVVTRLRSLNDVEDLVRAGIPAITSQSFLATELTGAGYGTAGHLMTVIGFTAIGDVIAHDPAAPGDSAVRRVYKRREFENIWLRTKRYNASGNVASGTGGVCYLYWPADPTPRQRTALAAVGIR, encoded by the coding sequence ATGACCGGCTCCACCCCACGCAGAACCGTCCTCGCCGCGGCCGTCGCCGTCGCGGCCGGGGCCGCCGTGACCTCCTCCGGCGCACCGGCGGCCGCGTCCGCCCGCGCGCCCCGACCCGGACAGGGCCGGCAACTCGTGGACAACCAGGCCTGGACCACACACGCCCAGTGGCGCACCGGCACCGCACACGGCGTGCGCGCCGGGGCGGGCCGCCGCCCAGGCATCGTGATCGACCGCCCCGCGGGGACCACCGTCTACGCCGACCCGCACACCCACACGAGCGCCACCTGGGAGTATGCGAGCTGGACCTCCCCCCTGCACCGCTCCGCCGTCCCCGCCACCGAAGCCGTCGCCCACTGGAACGCCGACACCCCCGCCGGGACGTGGCTCCAGATCGAGCTGCTCGGCACCTACACCGACGGCACCGAGACCCCCGCGTACGTCATGGGCCGCTGGACGGCGGGCGACGGTGACGGCGACATCCGGCGCACCTCCGTCGACGGCCAGGGCGACGGCAAGAGCTCCATCTCGACGGACACCTTCGCGATCGACGCCCCCGCCACCGGCCTGCGCCTGGCGGCCTACCGGCTGCGGATCACGCTCTACCGCCGGCCGGGCACCCGGCTCACGCCGACGGTGTGGCGGCTCGGCGCGATGGCGTCCGACATCCCCGACCGGTTCACGGTGGACGCCTCGACCCCCGCCTTCGCGGGCGAGCTGGAGGTGCCGAGCTACTCGCAGGAGATCCACAAGGGCCAGTACCCGCAGTACGACAACGGCGGCGAGGCCTGGTGCAGCCCCACCTCCTCGCAGATGATCATCGAGCACTGGGGGCGGAAGCCGGACCCCGCCGATCTCGCCTGGGTCGACCCGTCCTACGCCGACCCCCAGGTCTGCCAAGCCGCCCGGGGCACGTACGACCACCAGTACGCGGGCTGCGGCAACTGGCCCTTCAACGCGGCCTACGCCGCGACCTACCGGGACATGAGCGCCGTCGTCACCCGGCTGCGCTCCCTGAACGACGTGGAGGACCTGGTCCGCGCGGGCATCCCGGCCATAACGTCCCAGTCGTTCCTGGCGACGGAGCTGACCGGCGCCGGCTACGGCACCGCGGGCCACCTGATGACGGTGATCGGCTTCACCGCCATCGGAGACGTGATCGCCCACGATCCCGCCGCGCCCGGCGACAGCGCCGTGCGCCGTGTCTACAAGCGGCGCGAGTTCGAGAACATCTGGCTGCGGACCAAGCGCTACAACGCGAGCGGCAACGTGGCGTCCGGCACAGGCGGCGTCTGCTACCTGTACTGGCCGGCCGACCCGACGCCCAGGCAGCGCACGGCCCTCGCGGCCGTCGGCATCCGCTGA
- a CDS encoding phosphoribosyl-ATP diphosphatase: MANKPSKSFEELFTELQLKAANGDPSTSRTAELVDKGVHAIGKKVVEEAAEVWMAAEYEGKEAAAEEISQLLYHVQVMMVARGISLDDVYAHL, encoded by the coding sequence ATGGCGAACAAACCCTCCAAGAGCTTCGAAGAGCTCTTCACCGAGCTCCAGCTCAAGGCCGCCAACGGCGACCCGTCCACCTCCCGCACCGCCGAGCTGGTGGACAAGGGCGTGCATGCCATCGGCAAGAAGGTCGTCGAGGAGGCCGCCGAAGTCTGGATGGCCGCCGAGTACGAGGGCAAGGAAGCCGCCGCCGAGGAGATCTCGCAGCTGCTCTACCACGTCCAGGTGATGATGGTCGCGCGCGGGATCTCCCTCGACGACGTCTACGCCCACCTCTGA
- a CDS encoding DUF6114 domain-containing protein, producing the protein MLLRRLALLGLPRAASDTPGASGAGGTREAPEAPGTCGAPASGPGRPQPWIPAVPARGGETDPGTPRSGPHRPAQPRRGAPRPGEGGAPGVRHAWLDERLPLPEARRALRGWRRTRPFWAGLFLVLGGVELLVVPLSPLTILVSLGLGGIAAIGIGLALVVAGLFLWFLPHTRHYVSLNALILSVLSFAATNLGGFLVGIAFGIAGSAMGFGWTPKERGAGRTAGVRTQRTLAAALPVALLVALGPRPPAQAQAPAQARPAQAPAPLRAGPVTAPLVPPTVTTTRFAPHGFLLAGVTTVPTAHGPLKVLVLRMTSASLTDYRLKTRDGHDELALGATSLDLSGNVTLYLSKFSGCLEGLLCLTFDPDTLPVPPIVPPFVFMTQVTAEQALVTSDSIVANGLTLGAS; encoded by the coding sequence GTGCTTCTGAGACGCCTGGCCCTGCTCGGACTCCCCCGCGCCGCGAGCGACACCCCGGGCGCGTCCGGCGCAGGTGGCACCCGCGAAGCCCCCGAGGCCCCCGGCACCTGCGGCGCCCCCGCGTCGGGGCCGGGACGGCCGCAGCCCTGGATACCGGCCGTGCCGGCCCGGGGCGGCGAGACGGATCCCGGTACGCCCAGGTCCGGACCACACCGGCCGGCCCAGCCCCGGCGCGGCGCGCCCCGGCCCGGCGAGGGCGGGGCTCCTGGCGTGCGGCACGCGTGGCTCGATGAGCGGCTGCCTCTGCCCGAGGCGCGCCGCGCGCTGCGGGGCTGGCGGCGGACGCGGCCGTTCTGGGCCGGGCTCTTCCTCGTGCTCGGCGGGGTGGAGCTGCTCGTGGTGCCGCTGTCACCACTGACGATCCTGGTCAGTCTCGGGCTCGGCGGCATCGCCGCCATCGGCATCGGTCTCGCCCTCGTGGTCGCCGGCCTCTTCCTGTGGTTCCTGCCGCACACGCGGCACTACGTGTCCCTCAACGCCCTGATCCTTTCGGTGCTCTCCTTCGCGGCGACGAACCTCGGCGGGTTCCTGGTCGGCATTGCGTTCGGCATCGCGGGCAGCGCCATGGGGTTCGGCTGGACGCCGAAGGAGCGCGGCGCCGGGCGCACGGCGGGCGTACGCACCCAGCGCACCCTGGCCGCCGCCCTGCCCGTGGCCCTCCTGGTCGCCCTCGGCCCACGCCCACCGGCGCAGGCACAGGCACCGGCGCAGGCCCGGCCGGCGCAGGCCCCTGCTCCGCTCCGGGCCGGCCCCGTCACCGCGCCCCTCGTGCCGCCGACGGTCACCACCACCCGCTTCGCGCCCCACGGCTTCCTGCTCGCCGGGGTGACCACGGTGCCCACCGCGCACGGCCCCCTCAAGGTCCTGGTCCTCAGGATGACGTCGGCCTCGCTCACCGACTACCGCCTCAAGACCCGCGACGGCCACGACGAACTCGCCCTGGGGGCAACCTCGTTGGACCTGAGCGGAAACGTGACGCTGTACCTCAGCAAGTTCAGCGGCTGCCTCGAAGGGCTGCTCTGCCTCACCTTCGACCCCGACACCCTGCCGGTGCCGCCGATCGTCCCGCCGTTCGTCTTCATGACACAGGTGACGGCCGAACAGGCGCTGGTCACCTCGGACTCGATCGTCGCGAACGGTCTGACCCTGGGGGCCTCGTGA
- the hisG gene encoding ATP phosphoribosyltransferase gives MLRIAVPNKGSLSGPASAMLHEAGYRMRKESKELVTVDPVNEVEFFYLRPKDIAIYVSAGKLDIGITGEDLLIDSGAEAEVILPLGFARSTFRFAAKPGTVTSVEDLAGKTIATSYEGIVGKHLAEAGVKASVVHLDGAVETAIELGVAEAIADVVETGTSLRNAGLEVFGEPIMKSEAAVIRRTGAATDGAARLKVEQFLRRLQGVLVARSYVMMDYDCRAEHLERAVALTPGLESPTISPLHNEGWVAVRSMVPAKDSQRVMDDLYELGARAILTTAIHACRL, from the coding sequence ATGCTGCGCATCGCCGTCCCCAACAAGGGTTCACTCTCCGGACCTGCGTCGGCGATGCTCCATGAGGCCGGTTACCGGATGCGCAAGGAGTCGAAGGAACTCGTCACCGTCGACCCCGTCAACGAGGTCGAGTTCTTCTACCTGCGCCCCAAGGACATCGCGATCTACGTGTCCGCGGGCAAGCTCGACATCGGCATCACCGGTGAGGACCTCCTGATCGACTCCGGGGCCGAGGCCGAGGTCATCCTGCCGCTCGGCTTCGCCCGCTCCACCTTCCGTTTCGCCGCCAAGCCCGGCACCGTCACGTCCGTCGAGGACCTGGCGGGCAAGACGATCGCCACCTCCTACGAGGGCATCGTCGGCAAGCACCTCGCCGAAGCCGGCGTGAAGGCCTCCGTCGTACACCTCGACGGGGCCGTGGAGACCGCGATCGAGCTGGGCGTCGCCGAGGCGATCGCGGACGTCGTGGAGACCGGCACCTCGCTGCGCAACGCGGGCCTCGAAGTCTTCGGCGAGCCGATCATGAAGTCCGAGGCGGCCGTCATCCGCCGGACCGGCGCCGCGACCGACGGCGCCGCACGGCTGAAGGTCGAGCAGTTCCTGCGCCGCCTCCAGGGCGTCCTGGTCGCCCGCAGCTACGTGATGATGGACTACGACTGCCGCGCCGAGCACCTGGAGCGGGCCGTCGCGCTCACGCCGGGACTCGAATCGCCGACGATCTCCCCGCTGCACAACGAGGGCTGGGTCGCCGTCCGCTCGATGGTCCCCGCCAAGGACTCCCAGCGGGTCATGGACGACCTGTACGAGCTGGGCGCCCGCGCGATCCTCACCACGGCCATCCACGCCTGCCGCCTCTGA
- a CDS encoding hemolysin family protein, with product MTISLVLLCAAFLLILANGFFVAAEFGLITVDRPDAERAAAEGDRRARTVVRALRELSFQLSGTQLGITITSLVVGMLAEPALADLLDGPIGATGLPQGAASGISVVLGMLLAAAVQMVIGELVPKNWAVSKPLQVARFVAGPQDRFSRLFRPVIALLNTVANRLVRALGVEPADELASARTPGELVSLVKHSAQAGALEQDTADLFVRTLSLGHLTAENVMTPRVKVSALQTTATAADVLNLTRATGLSRFPVYRERIDEVVGMVHLKDALAVRPQERLRTAVGLIAVPPLLVPQTLPVQQLLGRLRSEQPIAVVVDEYGGTAGVVTLEDIVEELVGEVRDEHDGVDAGRPELAAVAGEDGRPAWEADGSCRVLHLGRIGLEAPEGPYETVAGLVADLLGRIPVPGDRVELPGWRIQVRQVERYRAERVRFVRAADAPMAEATR from the coding sequence ATGACCATCTCACTCGTGCTGCTCTGTGCGGCATTCCTTCTGATCCTCGCCAACGGCTTCTTCGTGGCGGCCGAATTCGGCCTGATCACCGTCGACCGGCCGGACGCCGAGCGCGCCGCCGCCGAGGGCGACCGCAGGGCCCGCACCGTGGTGCGCGCCCTGCGCGAGCTGTCCTTCCAGCTCTCGGGAACCCAGCTCGGCATCACCATCACCTCGCTCGTCGTCGGCATGCTCGCCGAGCCCGCGCTCGCCGATCTGCTCGACGGGCCGATCGGCGCCACCGGCCTGCCGCAGGGCGCCGCCTCCGGCATCAGCGTCGTGCTCGGCATGCTGCTCGCCGCCGCCGTGCAAATGGTGATCGGCGAGCTCGTACCGAAGAACTGGGCGGTCTCCAAGCCGCTCCAGGTGGCCCGCTTCGTGGCCGGCCCGCAGGACCGCTTCTCGCGGCTCTTCCGGCCGGTCATCGCCCTGCTCAACACCGTCGCCAACCGCCTGGTGCGGGCGCTCGGTGTGGAGCCCGCCGACGAGCTGGCCTCCGCCCGCACCCCCGGCGAACTGGTCTCCCTGGTGAAGCACTCCGCCCAGGCCGGCGCCCTGGAACAGGACACCGCCGACCTCTTCGTACGGACCCTCTCGCTCGGCCACCTCACCGCGGAGAACGTGATGACCCCGCGCGTCAAGGTCAGCGCCCTGCAGACCACGGCGACCGCCGCGGACGTCCTCAACCTCACCCGCGCCACCGGCCTGTCCCGCTTCCCCGTCTACCGGGAGCGGATCGACGAGGTCGTCGGCATGGTCCACCTCAAGGACGCGCTCGCGGTGCGCCCGCAGGAGCGGCTGCGCACCGCGGTCGGCCTGATCGCCGTACCGCCGCTGCTCGTCCCCCAGACGTTGCCCGTGCAGCAGCTCCTCGGCCGGCTGCGCAGCGAACAGCCGATCGCCGTCGTCGTCGACGAGTACGGCGGCACGGCCGGTGTCGTCACCCTGGAGGACATCGTCGAGGAGCTGGTCGGCGAGGTGCGCGACGAGCACGACGGTGTGGACGCCGGCCGGCCCGAGCTCGCCGCGGTGGCGGGCGAGGACGGCAGGCCCGCCTGGGAGGCGGACGGCAGCTGCCGGGTCCTGCACCTGGGCCGGATAGGACTCGAAGCGCCCGAGGGCCCCTACGAGACCGTCGCCGGGCTCGTCGCCGACCTGCTCGGCCGCATCCCGGTCCCCGGCGACCGGGTGGAGCTGCCCGGCTGGCGGATCCAGGTCCGCCAGGTCGAGCGCTACCGCGCGGAGCGGGTCCGCTTCGTGCGCGCCGCCGACGCACCCATGGCGGAGGCCACCCGATGA
- a CDS encoding PH domain-containing protein, protein MSAPAPQPPGLPVTFRPTVTRAVLLTSAAVMFVAMTVMSLLLETLSGGERGSFILMAALFAAVLVLLSRPKVVADDRGVTVVNLTGRRRLAWAEILRVNLRQGDPWVFLDLSDGTSLPALGIQPASGRARAIRDARALRTLAETHGTRTDSSGTGHDNG, encoded by the coding sequence GTGTCCGCCCCCGCACCCCAACCGCCCGGCCTGCCGGTCACGTTCAGGCCGACCGTCACCCGTGCGGTCCTCCTGACCAGCGCGGCGGTAATGTTCGTCGCCATGACGGTGATGTCGCTGCTCCTGGAGACCCTCAGCGGGGGCGAGCGGGGCAGCTTCATCCTGATGGCCGCGCTGTTCGCCGCGGTGCTCGTGCTGCTCAGCCGGCCCAAGGTGGTCGCCGACGACCGCGGCGTCACCGTGGTCAATCTCACCGGCAGGCGCCGCCTCGCCTGGGCGGAGATCCTGCGGGTCAACCTGCGCCAGGGCGACCCCTGGGTCTTCCTCGACCTCAGCGACGGCACCAGCCTGCCCGCCCTCGGCATCCAGCCGGCGAGCGGCAGGGCGCGCGCCATCCGCGACGCCAGGGCGCTGCGGACGCTCGCCGAAACCCACGGCACCCGGACCGATTCTTCCGGCACGGGTCACGACAACGGCTGA
- a CDS encoding AAA family ATPase: MDFGTTGAHAPADLAWLRGVDAYTMGAYPQAEEEFRTAVRLDPSMADGWLGLHALRVDTTTALLRMYRHRERFGEQRAGHRRTLNSWYWLGWWVQPVLESPRDLLLAHASHWLDGRHVPELDRALAGLPPVDADPQVRFLHACRSYLVKDWEQLVRHTEPLVNDPLLGIEAGLFGGMARVRLDMFGQAEPLLSAALMRCRSEQPQRKELRYWLARAHEGTGRSAAALPLYRAVHRVDPAFMDTAARLTAITENDGFDGADDSPDLAAVALSGFGDTVEAEAETGPGPDQPDARELRPAAGEPQTPLAGPAGPARDGVRDKPGGPARPGAPRFPAGPTDAVLLAEALAELERMVGLEPVKRQVKALSAQLNMARLRASQGLPVQPPKRHFVFSGPSGTGKTTVARILGRVFYALGLLGGDHLVEAQRADLVGEFLGQTAVKANELIDSALGGVLFVDEAYSLSNSGYSKGDAYGDEALQVLLKRAEDNRDHLVVILAGYPEGMDRLLATNPGLSSRFTTRVDFPSYRPLELTSIGEVLAAENGDAWDEEALDELRSISGHVVDQAWIDELGNGRFLRTLYEKSCAYRDLRLSMYPATPTRDDLSTLRLPDLMQAYGEVLSGRGPARRDPQEPL; this comes from the coding sequence ATGGACTTCGGCACTACGGGCGCGCATGCCCCGGCCGATCTCGCCTGGCTGCGCGGGGTGGACGCGTACACGATGGGCGCGTATCCGCAAGCCGAGGAGGAGTTCCGCACGGCCGTGCGGCTCGACCCCTCGATGGCGGACGGCTGGCTCGGGCTGCACGCCCTGCGCGTGGACACGACCACCGCACTCCTGCGCATGTATCGCCACCGCGAACGTTTCGGCGAGCAGCGCGCCGGTCATCGCAGGACCCTCAACTCCTGGTACTGGCTCGGCTGGTGGGTGCAGCCGGTCCTGGAGAGTCCGCGCGATCTGCTGCTCGCCCACGCCTCGCACTGGCTGGACGGCCGCCATGTACCCGAACTCGACCGGGCGTTGGCGGGACTGCCGCCCGTCGACGCCGACCCGCAGGTGCGCTTCCTGCATGCCTGCCGCTCCTATCTGGTCAAGGACTGGGAGCAACTGGTGCGCCACACCGAGCCGTTGGTGAACGATCCGCTGCTCGGGATCGAGGCGGGCCTGTTCGGTGGCATGGCCCGCGTCCGCCTGGACATGTTCGGCCAGGCGGAGCCACTGCTCTCGGCGGCCCTCATGCGCTGTCGCAGCGAACAGCCCCAGCGCAAGGAACTGCGCTACTGGCTGGCCCGCGCCCACGAGGGAACCGGACGTTCGGCCGCCGCCCTGCCCCTGTACCGGGCGGTCCACCGCGTCGACCCGGCCTTCATGGACACCGCGGCCCGGCTCACCGCGATCACCGAGAACGACGGGTTCGACGGCGCCGACGACTCCCCCGACCTCGCCGCGGTCGCCCTGTCCGGCTTCGGCGACACCGTGGAGGCGGAGGCCGAGACGGGCCCCGGTCCCGATCAGCCCGACGCCCGCGAGCTCAGACCCGCGGCCGGGGAGCCCCAGACGCCGCTCGCCGGTCCGGCCGGGCCGGCCCGCGACGGCGTACGGGACAAGCCGGGCGGACCCGCGCGGCCCGGTGCGCCGCGGTTCCCGGCCGGGCCCACCGACGCGGTGCTGCTCGCCGAGGCGCTGGCCGAGCTGGAACGGATGGTCGGCCTCGAACCGGTCAAGCGTCAGGTCAAGGCGCTCTCCGCGCAGCTCAACATGGCGCGGCTCAGGGCCAGTCAGGGGTTACCCGTCCAGCCCCCGAAGCGGCACTTCGTCTTCTCCGGACCCTCGGGCACCGGCAAGACCACCGTCGCCCGCATCCTGGGCCGGGTCTTCTACGCGCTGGGGCTGCTCGGCGGGGATCACCTGGTGGAGGCCCAACGGGCCGACCTGGTGGGCGAGTTCCTCGGCCAGACCGCCGTCAAGGCCAATGAGCTGATCGACTCGGCACTGGGCGGCGTGCTCTTCGTCGACGAGGCCTACTCGCTCTCCAACTCCGGCTACAGCAAGGGCGACGCGTACGGCGACGAGGCGCTCCAGGTGCTCCTCAAACGTGCCGAGGACAACCGCGACCACCTGGTGGTGATCCTCGCCGGATACCCCGAGGGCATGGACCGGCTGCTCGCCACCAACCCGGGCCTGTCCTCCCGCTTCACCACCCGCGTCGACTTCCCCTCCTACCGTCCCCTCGAACTGACCTCGATCGGCGAGGTGCTCGCCGCCGAGAACGGCGACGCGTGGGACGAGGAGGCCCTCGACGAGCTGCGTTCGATCAGCGGGCACGTCGTCGACCAGGCCTGGATCGACGAGCTGGGCAACGGCCGCTTCCTGCGGACCCTGTACGAGAAGAGCTGCGCCTACCGGGACTTGAGGCTGTCGATGTACCCGGCGACGCCGACCAGGGACGATCTGTCCACGCTGCGGCTGCCCGATCTGATGCAGGCCTATGGAGAGGTCCTGTCGGGCCGCGGCCCCGCCCGCCGCGACCCGCAGGAACCTCTCTAG
- the ribH gene encoding 6,7-dimethyl-8-ribityllumazine synthase, producing MSGKGAPELSVRNCGDLRVAVVAAQWHEKVMDGLVNGALRALHELGIDEPTLLRVPGSFELPVVAKVLAGRGYDAVVALGVVIRGGTPHFEYVCQGVTLGLTQVTVDTGVPVGFGVLTCDTEEQALDRAGLEGSNEDKGHEAVTAAVATAATLRTVSEPWR from the coding sequence GTGAGCGGCAAGGGCGCACCCGAACTGTCCGTACGCAACTGTGGAGACCTCCGTGTCGCCGTGGTCGCGGCACAGTGGCACGAGAAGGTGATGGACGGACTCGTCAACGGCGCCCTGCGCGCCCTGCACGAGCTCGGCATCGACGAGCCGACGCTGCTGCGCGTCCCCGGCAGCTTCGAACTGCCGGTCGTGGCGAAGGTCCTCGCGGGCCGCGGCTACGATGCCGTCGTCGCACTCGGGGTCGTCATCAGGGGCGGCACCCCGCACTTCGAGTACGTGTGCCAGGGTGTCACCCTCGGCCTCACCCAGGTCACCGTGGACACCGGCGTACCCGTCGGATTCGGCGTGCTGACGTGCGACACCGAGGAGCAGGCCCTGGACCGGGCCGGTCTCGAAGGGTCGAACGAGGACAAGGGGCACGAAGCGGTCACCGCCGCCGTCGCCACCGCGGCCACGCTGCGCACGGTCAGCGAACCCTGGCGCTGA
- a CDS encoding hemolysin family protein, with the protein MSVLQLLFALLLVLANGFFVGAEFALVSVRRSQIEPLAASSARARQVLHGLENLPQMMAAAQFGITVCSLTLGAVAEPTVARLLEPVFHAAGLPEGLVHPLGYVIALALVVSLHLVIGEMVPKNLAMAAPERTALWFSPGLVAFARVCKPVTIALGACARLILKLFRVEPKDEVEAVFTSVQLGRLVEDSGQAGLLEPEAQERLEDALELGSRPVTDVLLDRASLVTVGCAVTPRELEELTVRTGFSRFPVCAEGGAFMGFLHVKDVLDVEERERAVPQQLWRPLATLRAELPLDDALTVMRRAATHLAQVTDGSGRVLGLVALEDMLEMLVGEVRDPAHREEPTPLTRFAEPRGEQAQQALAG; encoded by the coding sequence ATGAGCGTGCTCCAACTCCTGTTCGCGCTGCTGCTCGTGCTCGCCAACGGATTCTTCGTCGGCGCCGAGTTCGCGCTGGTCTCCGTGCGCCGCAGCCAGATCGAACCGCTCGCCGCGTCCTCCGCGCGCGCCCGCCAGGTGCTGCACGGCCTGGAGAACCTGCCGCAGATGATGGCCGCGGCCCAATTCGGCATCACCGTCTGCTCGTTGACGCTCGGCGCGGTCGCCGAGCCTACGGTGGCCAGGCTCCTGGAGCCCGTGTTCCACGCGGCCGGCCTCCCCGAGGGCCTCGTCCATCCGCTCGGTTACGTCATCGCGCTCGCGCTGGTGGTCTCGCTCCACCTCGTCATCGGCGAGATGGTCCCGAAGAACCTGGCGATGGCCGCGCCCGAGAGGACCGCGCTGTGGTTCAGTCCGGGTCTGGTCGCCTTCGCCCGGGTCTGCAAGCCGGTGACGATCGCGCTCGGCGCCTGTGCGCGGCTCATCCTGAAGCTGTTCCGGGTCGAGCCGAAGGACGAGGTGGAGGCCGTCTTCACCAGCGTCCAGCTCGGCCGCCTCGTGGAGGACTCCGGCCAGGCCGGCCTCCTGGAACCCGAGGCGCAGGAACGCCTTGAGGACGCTCTTGAGCTGGGCAGCCGCCCGGTGACGGACGTCCTGCTCGACCGGGCCTCGCTGGTCACGGTGGGCTGCGCGGTGACTCCGAGGGAACTGGAGGAGCTGACGGTGCGCACCGGGTTCTCCCGCTTCCCGGTGTGCGCCGAGGGCGGTGCCTTCATGGGCTTCCTGCACGTCAAGGACGTCCTCGACGTGGAGGAGCGCGAACGCGCGGTGCCGCAGCAGCTGTGGCGCCCGCTCGCCACCCTGCGGGCCGAACTGCCCCTGGACGACGCCCTCACGGTGATGCGCCGCGCGGCCACCCACCTCGCCCAGGTCACCGACGGATCCGGCCGGGTGCTCGGTCTCGTCGCGCTGGAGGACATGCTGGAAATGCTGGTGGGCGAGGTCCGTGACCCCGCGCACCGCGAGGAGCCCACCCCGCTGACGCGGTTCGCCGAGCCGCGCGGCGAACAGGCACAGCAGGCGCTCGCCGGCTGA